One genomic window of Daphnia pulex isolate KAP4 chromosome 10, ASM2113471v1 includes the following:
- the LOC124204362 gene encoding uncharacterized protein LOC124204362 gives MSDLKKRQNKCVGRQQEGKSGQQRIEVKATWAAPGALRLAAYLLKRKSSSIWRFGSELSASVVSKLVCRSHTRHWISFVNSTFFQQQSDSKPAIMRGFGLLAIISCVWILLVLLLSVEAVPLAGKTGEDSGMPTEPEKMVNKTTSVYDYVTPEVMSTVVGAALGDQDCLRYSACKAGNYVADVTGKEIVLMVLDRWVPNSWQGTLRAFKEAATYKDDCKKQFPCSNPQQE, from the exons ATGTCCGACTTGAAGAAGAGGCAGAATAAATGTGTTGGCCGACAACAGGAAGGGAAATCAGGTCAGCAGCGCATCGAGGTGAAAGCGACTTGGGCTGCGCCAGGCGCTCTGCGGTTGGCCGCCtaccttttaaaaagaaagagctCCAGCATTTGGCGATTTGGAAGCGAGCTAAGTGCGTCAGTCGTCTCCAAACTCGTCTGCCGGTCGCACACACGCCACTGGATTTCGTTCgtcaattcaactttttttcaacagcAATCAGACAGCAAACCCGCAATC ATGAGAGGTTTCGGACTGTTGGCTATCATCTCCTGCGTTTGGATTCTCTTGGTCCTTCTCCTGTCAGTCGAGGCTGTACCGTTAGCTGGCAAAACAG GTGAAGATTCCGGCATGCCTACAGAGCCTGAGAAGATGGTTAACAAAACTACTTCCGTCTACGATTATGTCACTCCCGAGGTTATGTCGACTGTAGTCGGAGCTGCCTTGGGCGACCAAGACTGTCTCCGCTATTCGGCCTGCAAAGCCGGAAACTACGTAGCCGATGTTACCGGCAAGGAGATTGTTTTGAT GGTTCTGGACCGTTGGGTTCCCAATAGCTGGCAAGGTACTTTGCGCGCCTTTAAGGAGGCAGCCACCTACAAGGATGACTGCAAGAAACAATTCCCCTGTTCCAACCCCCAGCAGGAATAG
- the LOC124204359 gene encoding inorganic pyrophosphatase-like: MADEKRMLSTFNRLTLVARHLSPNGLSRSPAALISTRRCQSSFATQNLTSNHRRNMYRIEERGAPNTLEHRVYFRNEFGPISPFHDIPLFANHEQKVFNMVVEVPRWTNAKMEICKEEPLNPIKQDVKKGKLRFVANCFPHHGYIWNYGALPQTWENPNIVDERTGCKGDNDPIDVCEIGHRVAKRGDVIQVKVLGTIALIDEGETDWKVMAIDVNDPLASQLNNIEDVEKHMPGFMNATVEWFRIYKIPDGKPPNEFAFNGEAKPREFALEVIEETHEHWKKMVAGQVDCHGVNSTCVSAEGAPCKVSISEAQEIVKKCPELSDGPIIENEVDKWHYSHLQK, from the exons ATGGCGgacgaaaaaagaatgttATCAACGTTCAACCGGCTTACTCTTGTTGCACGTCATCTGAGTCCGAACGGACTGAGTCGTTCACCAGCAGCTTTAATTAGCACACGTAGGTGCCAATCGTCATTTGCTACACAAAATCTAACTTCAAATCATCGTCGAAATATGTATCGTATCGAAGAAAGAGGAGCTCCCAACACCTTGGAACACCGAGTGTATTTCC GAAATGAATTTGGACCCATCTCCCCTTTCCATGACATTCCTCTATTTGCCAATCATGAACAGAAGGTTTTCAACATGGTAGTGGAAGTACCACGCTGGACAAATGCTAAAATGGAG ATATGTAAGGAAGAGCCTCTTAATCCAATTAAACAAGATgtaaagaaaggaaaattaaGGTTTGTTGCCAACTGTTTCCCCCATCATGGCTACATCTGGAACTATGGAGCACTCCCTCAG ACTTGGGAAAATCCAAATATTGTGGATGAAAGAACTGGATGCAAGGGAGACAATGATCCTATTGACGTCTGCGAAATTGGACACAGGGTTGCTAAACGAGGAGACGTCATTCAAGTCAAAGTTTTGGGAACTATTGCATTGATTGATGAAG GTGAAACGGATTGGAAGGTCATGGCAATTGACGTTAATGATCCTTTGGCTTCTCAGCTGAACA ACATCGAAGACGTTGAGAAACATATGCCTGGTTTTATGAACGCCACTGTTG agtGGTTCCGTATTTACAAGATCCCTGACGGAAAACCCCCTAACGAGTTTGCGTTCAATGGAGAGGCTAAGCCGCGTGAATTTGCTTTAGAAGTGATTGAAGAGACTCACGAACATTGGAAGAAGATGGTTGCCGGTCAAGTTGACTGTCATGGGGTTAATAG taCCTGCGTAAGTGCCGAGGGTGCTCCGTGCAAAGTTTCTATTTCCGAAGCACAGGAAATTGTTAAGAAGTGTCCGGAACTGTCAGATGGACCCATTATCGAAAACGAAG tGGACAAATGGCATTATTCCCACCTGCAAAAGTAG